A genome region from Panacibacter microcysteis includes the following:
- a CDS encoding phenylacetate--CoA ligase family protein yields the protein MHNNSNIAFQPATVIQTFQETKLKELLAYLQQRSPFYQQLFAAGKIDVAAINSLSDLAMLPTTGKEDLQTRNDEFLCVPKSNIIEYTSTSGTIGKPVTIALSDHDLDRLAYNEYSSFICAEGSSNDIYQLMLTLDRQFMAGMAYYTGIRKMGAGIIRVGPGVPSLQWETIARLQPTAIVAVPSFIVKLMQYAEQHKIDINNTSVKKAICIGENIRHTDFSLNVLGKKITGAWNIDLYSTYASTEMQTAFTECRAQQGGHLQPDLLIVELLDDNDNPVAPGNPGEVTITTLGLEAMPLLRYKTGDICIAHHEPCSCGRNSLRLSPVIGRKKQMIKYKGTTLFLPALSDILNDMEDIVDFVVEVYANDLGTDEILLHLVRRHDTPESDHKIRAYLQARLRVSPHITYITREQMVQLQFPDGGRKPLKFIDKR from the coding sequence ATGCATAATAACAGCAACATTGCTTTTCAGCCGGCAACAGTTATACAAACATTCCAGGAAACAAAACTTAAAGAGTTACTGGCATACCTGCAGCAGCGTTCACCTTTTTATCAGCAGTTGTTTGCAGCCGGAAAGATAGATGTGGCTGCTATCAATTCCCTTAGCGACCTGGCAATGTTGCCAACAACAGGTAAAGAAGATCTCCAAACAAGAAACGATGAGTTTTTATGTGTGCCTAAAAGCAACATAATAGAATATACTTCTACTTCAGGAACAATTGGCAAACCTGTAACCATTGCACTAAGCGATCATGACCTGGACCGCCTGGCTTACAACGAATACTCATCTTTCATTTGCGCAGAAGGTTCATCGAACGATATTTACCAGTTAATGCTTACGCTGGACAGGCAGTTTATGGCCGGCATGGCCTATTATACGGGCATACGTAAAATGGGTGCAGGCATTATACGTGTGGGGCCCGGTGTTCCATCTTTGCAGTGGGAAACCATTGCCCGTCTGCAGCCAACGGCCATTGTTGCAGTACCCTCTTTCATTGTTAAACTAATGCAGTATGCAGAGCAACATAAGATCGACATCAACAACACATCTGTAAAAAAAGCAATCTGCATTGGCGAGAATATTCGCCACACCGATTTTTCGCTGAATGTACTCGGCAAAAAAATTACCGGCGCCTGGAACATTGATTTGTATTCAACGTATGCTTCTACTGAGATGCAGACTGCCTTTACAGAATGCAGGGCACAGCAGGGCGGGCATTTGCAGCCAGACCTGCTGATTGTGGAATTACTGGATGACAATGACAATCCTGTTGCACCGGGCAACCCCGGCGAGGTAACGATCACCACATTGGGTCTTGAAGCAATGCCGCTGCTGCGGTACAAAACCGGCGACATTTGCATTGCACACCATGAGCCCTGCAGTTGCGGCAGAAATTCATTACGGCTCTCTCCTGTTATAGGCCGCAAAAAACAAATGATCAAATACAAAGGCACCACACTGTTTCTGCCGGCTTTATCAGACATCCTGAACGATATGGAAGACATTGTTGATTTTGTAGTGGAAGTGTATGCCAATGACCTGGGTACCGACGAAATCTTATTGCACCTAGTACGCAGGCATGATACACCAGAATCAGATCACAAGATAAGAGCCTACCTGCAGGCAAGGCTACGGGTTAGTCCCCACATAACTTATATAACCAGGGAACAGATGGTGCAACTGCAATTTCCCGATGGCGGAAGAAAACCATTGAAGTTTATTGATAAGAGGTAA
- the acpS gene encoding holo-ACP synthase — protein MIKGIGTDIIEVERVAQKIQKEQGFRELVFSVAEINYCEAKTNKFEHYAARFAAKEALGKALGLGWAEGTTINEVEILNRQNGQPYIHFLGETAAKIAALNTGNIYVSLSHIKTFATAIVIIEQQHA, from the coding sequence ATGATAAAAGGCATCGGCACAGATATTATAGAAGTAGAAAGAGTAGCGCAGAAAATTCAGAAAGAACAGGGGTTTCGTGAGCTCGTTTTTTCTGTGGCAGAAATCAATTACTGCGAAGCGAAGACGAATAAATTTGAACATTATGCTGCGCGTTTTGCTGCCAAAGAAGCACTGGGCAAAGCGCTGGGTCTTGGCTGGGCAGAGGGCACAACCATTAACGAGGTAGAAATACTCAATCGGCAAAACGGGCAGCCATACATACATTTTCTTGGTGAAACTGCTGCAAAAATTGCTGCATTGAATACAGGAAACATTTATGTTTCTTTGTCGCATATAAAAACATTTGCCACTGCCATCGTAATTATTGAACAACAGCATGCATAA
- a CDS encoding C45 family autoproteolytic acyltransferase/hydolase yields the protein MLKRRKFWKRVAYVLGSFLALLLILFIYLASVSKIDPPEVKDRSSLQLSRTEISPNFYALKNDWFHKSNTGLYELYTEGEPFERGVINGKLTTELIKRQEDYFSAQIKKMIPSDFYLRFLKYFIGFFNRNLADNITEEYKEEIYGVSQSASDQYDYIGDNYSRILNYHAAHDIGHALQTMALVGCTSFGTWGAMSQDSTMIIGRNFDFYINDDFAKEKIISFCNPAQGYKFMYVTWGGFTGVVSGMNEKGLTVTINAAKSDIPGGSATPVSLVAKEIVQYAQNIDEAVAIARKRKMFVSESFLVASAADKKAVVIEKTPDSLDIYDPNKNFITCANHFQGNQLSKLASNKEQMDQSASVYRYNRLSQLLQQNGKNTVEKTIAILRDHAGINNANIGLGNEKALNQFIAHHAIVFEPEKLRVWISTSPWQMGQFVCYDLHTVFALAGLKTSREVYDFSLTVAADPFMQTQQFKDFITYRNYAHDISDGKTINTDSLIAKNPGYYHAYVLAGDYAFNRNEYQKALGYYKTALTKVIATKKEEAHIKEQIAACNEKLHQ from the coding sequence ATGCTTAAACGAAGGAAGTTCTGGAAAAGAGTGGCGTATGTATTGGGCAGTTTCCTTGCATTGCTCCTGATTTTATTTATTTACCTGGCTTCGGTCTCAAAGATTGACCCACCGGAAGTAAAAGATAGAAGCAGTTTACAACTATCACGTACAGAGATCAGCCCCAACTTTTACGCATTAAAGAATGACTGGTTCCATAAAAGCAATACAGGCTTATACGAACTGTACACAGAAGGAGAGCCTTTTGAGCGCGGTGTTATCAACGGCAAACTAACCACAGAACTCATCAAAAGACAGGAAGACTATTTTAGTGCACAGATCAAAAAAATGATCCCCTCAGATTTTTACCTGCGCTTCTTAAAATACTTTATCGGCTTTTTCAACCGCAACCTGGCAGACAATATTACAGAAGAGTACAAAGAAGAGATTTACGGTGTTTCGCAATCAGCATCTGACCAGTATGACTACATTGGCGATAATTATTCACGTATTCTAAACTATCATGCGGCGCATGATATTGGCCACGCATTGCAAACAATGGCGCTCGTAGGCTGTACCTCGTTTGGCACATGGGGTGCTATGAGCCAGGATAGCACAATGATCATTGGCCGTAATTTTGACTTCTACATCAACGATGATTTTGCCAAAGAAAAGATCATCTCTTTCTGCAACCCGGCACAGGGATATAAGTTTATGTATGTAACCTGGGGCGGTTTTACCGGCGTGGTTTCTGGTATGAACGAAAAAGGATTAACTGTTACCATCAACGCTGCAAAGTCAGATATACCGGGCGGTTCGGCTACACCGGTGTCGCTGGTTGCTAAAGAAATTGTACAATATGCGCAGAATATTGATGAAGCCGTTGCCATAGCCAGGAAAAGAAAAATGTTTGTATCAGAATCTTTTCTTGTAGCGTCTGCGGCCGACAAAAAAGCCGTGGTAATAGAGAAAACGCCCGACTCTTTAGACATCTACGATCCCAATAAAAACTTTATTACCTGCGCCAACCACTTCCAGGGAAACCAGCTAAGCAAACTGGCGTCTAACAAAGAGCAGATGGACCAGAGCGCATCTGTGTACCGGTACAACCGGTTGTCGCAGTTACTACAGCAAAATGGCAAAAACACGGTAGAAAAAACGATCGCAATTCTAAGAGATCATGCAGGCATCAATAACGCCAACATCGGGCTTGGCAACGAGAAAGCACTGAACCAGTTTATTGCACACCATGCCATTGTTTTCGAACCCGAAAAACTGCGTGTATGGATCTCTACTTCGCCATGGCAGATGGGCCAGTTTGTTTGTTATGATCTGCATACCGTTTTTGCACTTGCCGGCTTAAAGACCAGCCGCGAAGTGTACGATTTTTCGCTCACAGTAGCCGCAGATCCGTTTATGCAAACACAGCAATTCAAAGACTTTATCACTTACAGGAATTATGCGCATGACATCAGCGATGGTAAAACGATCAATACCGACAGCCTCATTGCAAAAAATCCCGGCTATTATCATGCGTATGTGTTGGCCGGCGATTATGCTTTCAACAGAAACGAATATCAAAAAGCGCTGGGTTATTATAAAACTGCATTAACCAAAGTTATTGCTACCAAAAAAGAAGAGGCACATATCAAAGAACAGATAGCTGCCTGCAACGAAAAACTACATCAGTAA
- a CDS encoding phytoene desaturase family protein: MKHNNVIIIGSGIGGLVCGDILSREGYSVCIIEKNRQLGGCLQVYARNKVVFDSGVHYVGGLAKGQNLYQLFKYLGIIGKMKLERMNADAFDKIMISGDDKVYALAQGYDNFIATLLKDFPEEEAAINTYCDKIKEVCSKFPLYNLEAGDGFDEKLSVMSIDTKTYLASITENKKLQQVLAGNNALYAGVGNETPFYVHALITNSYIESSWKFVDGGSQIAKYMAANIRAHGGKIINNATVTKIVEQDGRVTHVLLQDGTALYADHFISNMHPAKTIDITETTFFKTAYKNRIKSLKDTISGFIVNIVLKKDCFPYFKHNYYWHREGHLWSQADYTAENWPLGYAIFLSATSKIKACAEGFTIFSYMRYEDVQQWENTFNTVTHENDRGESYEAFKKEKAERLIDVVCENFPQLRDCISTYYVSTPLTFRDYIGTDDGSLYGIAKDYKEPLKTFMSPRTKLPNLYFTGQNLNLHGVLGAAISGIVTSTAVMNSNEIIKKIKDA, encoded by the coding sequence ATGAAACACAACAACGTTATAATAATCGGAAGCGGCATTGGCGGCCTTGTTTGCGGCGATATCTTAAGCCGCGAAGGTTACAGCGTTTGCATAATAGAAAAAAACCGCCAGCTTGGTGGTTGCCTGCAGGTATATGCACGCAATAAAGTTGTGTTTGATTCCGGTGTGCATTATGTGGGTGGTTTGGCCAAAGGGCAAAACCTGTACCAGTTGTTTAAATACTTAGGCATTATCGGCAAAATGAAACTGGAGAGAATGAATGCTGATGCGTTTGATAAAATCATGATCAGCGGCGATGATAAAGTATATGCACTGGCACAAGGGTATGATAATTTTATTGCCACATTACTAAAAGACTTTCCCGAAGAAGAAGCTGCCATTAATACCTACTGCGATAAAATAAAAGAAGTTTGTTCAAAGTTTCCGCTATACAACCTAGAAGCCGGAGATGGCTTTGATGAAAAGCTGAGCGTGATGAGTATTGATACAAAAACCTACCTCGCATCCATCACAGAAAACAAGAAGCTGCAACAGGTGCTTGCCGGCAACAACGCTTTGTATGCCGGCGTTGGCAACGAAACACCGTTTTATGTTCATGCACTTATTACAAACAGCTATATAGAAAGTTCGTGGAAGTTTGTTGATGGCGGATCTCAGATTGCAAAATACATGGCGGCCAACATACGGGCACATGGCGGTAAGATCATCAACAATGCAACTGTTACAAAGATCGTAGAACAGGATGGCAGGGTTACACATGTATTACTGCAGGATGGCACAGCGCTGTACGCAGACCATTTTATTTCGAACATGCACCCGGCCAAAACGATAGACATTACAGAAACAACTTTTTTTAAAACGGCCTACAAAAACAGGATAAAAAGTTTGAAAGACACCATCTCGGGTTTTATTGTAAACATTGTATTAAAAAAAGATTGCTTTCCCTACTTCAAGCACAATTATTACTGGCACCGGGAAGGTCACCTGTGGTCACAGGCAGATTACACTGCAGAAAACTGGCCGTTGGGCTATGCCATTTTCTTATCTGCCACATCAAAAATAAAAGCGTGCGCCGAAGGTTTTACCATATTTAGCTATATGCGTTACGAAGACGTACAACAGTGGGAAAATACATTTAACACCGTAACACACGAAAATGACCGCGGTGAAAGTTACGAGGCCTTTAAAAAGGAAAAAGCGGAACGGCTGATCGATGTTGTATGCGAAAATTTTCCGCAACTGAGAGATTGCATCAGCACATACTACGTTTCAACACCGCTAACCTTTCGCGATTATATTGGCACAGATGACGGATCTTTATACGGTATAGCAAAAGATTATAAAGAACCTTTAAAAACATTTATGTCGCCGCGTACAAAGCTGCCAAATCTTTACTTTACAGGCCAGAATCTAAATCTGCATGGCGTATTGGGTGCTGCTATCAGCGGTATAGTAACCAGTACCGCTGTAATGAACAGCAATGAAATCATTAAAAAAATAAAGGATGCTTAA
- a CDS encoding 1-acyl-sn-glycerol-3-phosphate acyltransferase: MEKFFSRIFRYFSNHKTALYLSFAISITVFGYCTSRVNFEEDISKILPNDKKIEKLNSVFQNSKFADKLAITISLRDASAGAQPDSLVSFADTLVARVQQRLMPYIAKLNYKVDDNTALELFSTINDHLPVFLSAKDYTTIDSLIQPATVQQTLEGNLRTLVSPSGFALKQMISKDPVGISFIGLKKIQQLQYDDNFELYDGYIITKDQRHLLIFITPAYTAGNTGKNAVLIHGLDDIIDSLTNTAYKNITADYFGAAAVSLGNAEQLRRDTLLTQGITVLFVIAFIGIYFKKKRAPLLVLIPVMYGALFSLTAIYFIKGSISVIALGTGSVILGIAINYSLHVFNHYRHTRSIEQTIADLSFPLTIGSFTTIGGFLCLEFVQSELLKDLGLFAAFSLIGAALCSLIYLPHFIQTKKADVAQNHTVSLIDKLAAYSPQRNKVLITVILALTIFFSFYVSRVGFDADMLHMNYMPEKLQQSEAALNNLNQAALKSVYLVAEGKNLDEALRNNERLSQTIDSLKTKQIVTRYSGVSSLVISDSLQKQRIAMWQQYWTEAKKQALLQTLQSAGGALKFSATAFDHFETLLNTDFQPMNDTVLNDIRKKFLDDYISETSAGVNVVTLLKVADNNKPIVYAQFDDEQNVTVLDKQYLADKMAGVIRDDFSSIAYMSSILVFVVLLITYGRIELALVSFIPMFITWIWILGIMALFNIQFNIINIIVSALIFGLGDDYSLFIMDGLIQEYKTGKKNLSSFKSSIFLSAITTIAGLGVLIFAKHPALKSIAFISITGILCVVLIAQVMIPFLFNFLIADRVKQHKFPWTASGLFKSVFSFTYFFLGSILLTIAGFFLVIIFPFGKERGKLIYHTLLSKYTWSLMYIMSNVKKRIINQHKEDFKKPAVIICNHQSFLDILCTTMLYPKLILLTNQWVWKSPVFGWVIKMADYYPVADGIENSIELLADRVKQGYSIVIFPEGTRTVDGNMKRFHKGAFYLAEKLNIDILPIIFHGSGYTMTKHDFLLKDGTITLTIEERIPPGAGASVFGDDYATKTKNISRWFKHRFAEISSAIQQPAYYKEQLKYNYIYKGPVLEWYMKIKTRLEKYYQPIHDLLPKSGNMLDLGCGYGFMSYTLHFASPERKITGIDYDEEKIAVASHCFSKDDGIHFMHADATAFEGNTYDAIIMADMLHYLTSDQQKALIAKCIAHLNAGGTILIRDGNTELKERHANTKLTEFFSTKLTGFNKTSGKGLTFFSAQLVKDIAQAYDMQCIEVDNTKYTSNVIYLLRHSSKQISDTEARLNNAE, from the coding sequence ATGGAAAAATTTTTCTCCCGTATATTTCGCTATTTCAGCAACCATAAAACTGCGCTGTATCTTTCATTTGCAATAAGCATTACCGTTTTCGGCTACTGTACCAGCAGGGTAAACTTTGAAGAAGACATTTCGAAAATATTACCCAACGATAAAAAGATTGAAAAGCTCAACAGTGTTTTTCAAAACTCAAAATTTGCAGACAAACTTGCCATTACCATTTCGCTGAGAGATGCTTCAGCCGGCGCGCAGCCTGACAGTCTTGTAAGTTTTGCTGACACTCTGGTTGCACGTGTACAGCAACGTCTTATGCCTTATATAGCCAAACTTAACTATAAGGTTGATGACAATACCGCATTGGAACTGTTCAGCACCATTAATGATCATTTGCCGGTGTTTCTTTCCGCGAAAGATTATACCACCATAGATAGCCTTATACAACCTGCAACGGTACAGCAAACCCTTGAAGGAAACCTGAGAACACTGGTGTCGCCATCAGGCTTTGCACTCAAGCAAATGATCAGCAAAGACCCGGTAGGTATTTCTTTTATCGGGCTCAAAAAAATACAGCAACTTCAATACGATGATAATTTTGAGCTGTATGATGGTTATATTATTACAAAAGACCAGCGGCACCTGCTGATCTTTATAACGCCTGCCTATACTGCCGGCAATACCGGTAAAAATGCTGTTTTGATACATGGCCTGGACGATATTATAGATAGCCTGACTAATACTGCTTACAAAAATATTACAGCGGATTACTTTGGCGCCGCCGCCGTTTCATTGGGAAATGCCGAACAATTGCGTAGAGACACATTGCTTACACAAGGCATTACTGTATTATTTGTCATTGCTTTCATAGGCATATACTTTAAAAAGAAAAGGGCGCCGCTACTGGTTTTAATACCGGTAATGTATGGTGCGCTGTTCTCACTTACAGCTATTTATTTTATCAAGGGTAGTATTTCTGTAATAGCACTGGGTACCGGTTCCGTTATACTTGGCATAGCTATTAATTACTCACTGCATGTATTCAACCATTACCGTCACACGCGCAGCATAGAACAAACGATAGCAGATTTATCTTTTCCTTTAACCATTGGCAGCTTTACCACGATTGGCGGCTTCCTTTGCCTGGAGTTTGTACAATCTGAATTACTGAAAGACCTTGGTTTATTTGCAGCATTTAGTTTGATAGGCGCTGCATTGTGCAGTCTTATTTACCTGCCCCACTTTATACAAACGAAAAAGGCAGACGTAGCTCAAAACCATACAGTTTCTTTGATTGATAAACTGGCGGCGTACAGCCCGCAGCGAAACAAAGTATTGATTACTGTTATCCTTGCCCTCACCATTTTCTTTTCCTTTTATGTAAGCAGGGTTGGCTTTGATGCCGATATGCTGCACATGAACTACATGCCGGAAAAACTGCAACAATCGGAGGCCGCGCTCAATAACCTCAACCAGGCTGCACTTAAATCCGTTTATCTTGTTGCAGAAGGCAAAAACCTCGATGAGGCACTGCGCAATAACGAGCGGCTCTCGCAAACAATAGATTCACTGAAAACAAAACAAATTGTTACGCGCTACTCAGGTGTTTCCTCACTGGTTATTTCTGACTCTTTGCAAAAACAACGTATTGCCATGTGGCAGCAATACTGGACAGAAGCAAAGAAACAGGCGCTGCTGCAAACATTACAGTCAGCAGGCGGTGCGCTGAAGTTTTCCGCAACGGCATTTGATCATTTCGAAACACTGTTGAATACAGATTTTCAGCCGATGAATGATACGGTGTTGAATGATATCAGGAAAAAATTCCTGGACGATTATATTTCAGAAACATCGGCAGGTGTAAACGTGGTAACACTGCTGAAAGTGGCCGATAACAATAAACCAATTGTATACGCACAATTCGATGACGAACAAAATGTGACCGTTCTTGACAAGCAATACCTGGCAGATAAAATGGCCGGCGTAATAAGGGATGATTTTAGCAGTATTGCTTATATGTCATCAATACTGGTGTTCGTGGTATTACTGATCACGTACGGCAGAATAGAACTTGCGCTCGTATCATTTATACCAATGTTTATTACATGGATATGGATCCTGGGTATTATGGCACTGTTTAATATCCAGTTCAACATCATCAACATTATTGTATCGGCGCTGATATTTGGTCTTGGCGATGACTACAGCCTGTTTATAATGGATGGACTGATCCAGGAATATAAGACGGGCAAAAAAAATCTTTCCTCGTTCAAATCTTCCATCTTTCTTTCAGCAATCACCACCATAGCAGGTTTGGGTGTGCTGATCTTTGCAAAACACCCGGCACTGAAGTCCATTGCATTTATATCCATCACCGGTATTCTTTGCGTGGTGCTTATTGCGCAGGTAATGATTCCTTTTCTATTCAACTTTCTGATCGCTGACCGGGTTAAACAACACAAATTTCCCTGGACAGCATCTGGCTTATTTAAATCTGTCTTTTCTTTTACATACTTTTTTTTGGGCAGTATTTTGCTGACCATTGCCGGGTTCTTCCTGGTCATTATTTTTCCTTTTGGCAAAGAGCGCGGCAAACTGATCTATCATACCCTGCTGTCGAAATACACATGGTCGCTGATGTATATCATGAGCAATGTGAAAAAGCGCATCATCAACCAACACAAAGAAGATTTTAAAAAGCCTGCAGTCATCATCTGCAACCACCAGTCTTTTCTCGATATTCTCTGCACCACCATGCTATACCCAAAACTTATCCTGCTTACCAATCAGTGGGTATGGAAATCGCCGGTGTTTGGCTGGGTAATAAAAATGGCCGACTATTATCCTGTTGCAGATGGTATTGAAAACAGTATAGAACTTTTAGCCGACCGTGTAAAACAGGGCTATTCCATTGTTATATTTCCCGAAGGCACACGCACGGTTGATGGTAATATGAAACGATTTCATAAAGGTGCATTTTACCTTGCTGAAAAACTAAACATCGACATACTGCCCATTATTTTTCATGGCTCGGGTTATACCATGACGAAACATGATTTTTTGCTGAAAGACGGAACCATTACGCTTACCATCGAAGAAAGAATACCGCCGGGGGCGGGGGCATCGGTGTTTGGCGACGATTACGCCACCAAAACAAAAAACATCAGCCGTTGGTTTAAGCACCGCTTTGCTGAAATAAGCTCCGCTATTCAACAACCGGCTTACTACAAAGAACAACTGAAGTACAATTATATATACAAAGGGCCGGTGCTGGAATGGTACATGAAGATCAAGACAAGACTGGAAAAATATTACCAGCCTATACACGACCTGCTGCCCAAAAGTGGTAACATGCTCGATCTTGGGTGCGGCTATGGGTTTATGAGCTATACCCTGCATTTCGCATCGCCGGAACGAAAGATCACAGGAATAGATTATGATGAAGAAAAAATAGCTGTGGCCAGTCATTGTTTTAGTAAAGACGACGGTATACATTTCATGCATGCTGATGCCACGGCTTTTGAAGGCAATACGTACGATGCCATAATCATGGCTGATATGTTGCACTACCTTACGTCTGACCAGCAAAAAGCGTTAATAGCAAAATGTATTGCACACCTGAATGCTGGGGGTACAATACTGATACGCGATGGCAACACAGAGCTGAAAGAGCGGCATGCCAACACAAAGCTTACCGAGTTCTTTTCAACTAAGCTGACCGGTTTTAACAAAACCTCAGGCAAGGGGCTAACGTTCTTTTCTGCGCAACTGGTAAAAGATATTGCACAAGCATACGATATGCAATGCATTGAAGTAGATAACACAAAATATACATCGAATGTTATTTACCTTTTGCGGCATAGCAGTAAACAAATTAGTGATACCGAAGCAAGACTGAACAATGCTGAATAG